AAAAAGAAATTCGCAAGATTTTAACCAATCCTGATTTCAAGGCGCGTATGGCAAATCAAGGTATTCATCCGCAATTTGCTAACTCACAGAAATTAGCAGAGATCACAACGGATGAGCATGCTAAATGGGAGAAAGTAGTAAAGTCAGCGAATGTCAAAGTTGATTGACGCATTCAATAACCCAATAAATAAGTCCCTATGTTGATTTCCCCTCCCTTTGGTGGCGGTCGCGCCCCTGTTCTTGCCAGGAATACCGTTGCTAGCTCACAGCCCCTTGCCACGCAAGCGGGCATTGAGGCGCTACAAAATGGTGGCAATGCCGTTGATGCTGCGCTGGCTACTGCCATTACCTTAACGGTTGTTGAGCCCACCATGAATGGTCTTGGTGGCGATGGCTTTGCGATTCTTTGGGATGGTAAGAAACTCCATGGTTTAAATGCTTCTGGACGAGCGCCTGCTGCTTGGACACCAGAATATTTTGCCGGCAAGACTGCGATGGATTTAATTGGCTGGAATACGGTCACTGTTCCTGGTATGGTGGCCGGCTGGGTTGAACTATCGAAAAAATTTGGCAAGCTACCGTTTGCGCAACTCTTTAAACGTGCAATCGATTATGCAGAAAATGGGTTTCCAATTTCTCCGGTGATTGCACGTCAATGGCGTGAAGCAATTCCAGTTCTCAAAAATCAACCGGGGTTTGCAGAATCATTTCTGATTGATGGCAAGGCTCCTCAAGCGGGTGAAATCTGGAAATTCCCTGCGCAAGCAAAAACACTCAAAGAGATTGCTGCCACTGAAGGACAGTCTTTTTACAAAGGTGCTCTTGCCCAAAGCATGGTTGACTTTGCTAAAATCTCTGGTGGTTGCTTTTCTATGCAAGACTTTGCAGATAACAAACCAGACTGGGTTGAGCCACTAGCGTTTGATTATGGCGACTACACCCTTCATGAAATTCCGCCTAACGGCTCTGGCATTGCTGCACAAATCGCATTAGGCATTTTAGAGGCTGCTAATGTTAAGCAATATCCAGCCAATTCTGCACAGCGTATTCATTTGCAAGTAGAGGCGATGAGAATTGCTTTTGCTGATGTATATGAATATGTATCCGATGCGCACTCAATGCAAGTTCCTGTATCCAGCTTATTAGATCGAGATTACTTAAGCAGCCGCGCTGCTCTCATTGATCACACTAAAGCCGGCACTTATGGGCCTGGTGATCCGCACTCTGGTGGCACCGTCTATCTTTGCGCCGCAGATGAATCTGGCATGATGATTTCGTATATTCAGTCGAACTTTAAAGGCTTTGGTTCTGGTGTTGTTGCCCCTGGTGGCATTGCCTTTCACAACCGCGGCATGAGCTTTAGCCTCAAAGCAGGACATCCCAATCAAGTTGCTCCT
Above is a genomic segment from Polynucleobacter sp. MG-5-Ahmo-C2 containing:
- a CDS encoding gamma-glutamyltransferase family protein; protein product: MLISPPFGGGRAPVLARNTVASSQPLATQAGIEALQNGGNAVDAALATAITLTVVEPTMNGLGGDGFAILWDGKKLHGLNASGRAPAAWTPEYFAGKTAMDLIGWNTVTVPGMVAGWVELSKKFGKLPFAQLFKRAIDYAENGFPISPVIARQWREAIPVLKNQPGFAESFLIDGKAPQAGEIWKFPAQAKTLKEIAATEGQSFYKGALAQSMVDFAKISGGCFSMQDFADNKPDWVEPLAFDYGDYTLHEIPPNGSGIAAQIALGILEAANVKQYPANSAQRIHLQVEAMRIAFADVYEYVSDAHSMQVPVSSLLDRDYLSSRAALIDHTKAGTYGPGDPHSGGTVYLCAADESGMMISYIQSNFKGFGSGVVAPGGIAFHNRGMSFSLKAGHPNQVAPGKRPFHTILPAFLTKDGKPTMAFGVMGGNMQPQGHIQVVMRFVDEYLNPQACSDAPRWRIDDLGKLTLEAGMPANIVEGLKNMGHEVMVMPANSLDFGSAQAIAKISDEADSAYIAGSDHRRDGLAAGF